The genomic interval TGGGTGGACATCCCGCCCGACGGCGACGCGCCCCGTGCCGGCCGCTGGAGCCGTCGGCGCACGGCGGGCGGCGCGGGCACGTACCGTGGCGTGCATGGATACCGAGGAGCGCCTTGCCGTCTTCATCGACTACGAGAACCTGGCGCTCGGCGCACGGGAGCACCTCGGGGCATGCAGTTCGACTTCGGCCCGATCGCCGACGCGCTCGCGGTGCGCGGGCGCGTCGTCGTGCGGCGCGCCTACGCGGACTGGTCGTACTTCGACGAGGACCGCCGCGCCCTGACCCGGCACCAGGTCGAGCTCATCGAGATGACCCAGCGGATGGGCGCGTCCCGCAAGAACGCCGCCGACATCAAGATGGTCGTGGACGCGATCGAGATGGCGTTCGAGCGCGAGTACATCTCGACCTTCGTCATGTGTACAGGCGACTCCGACTTCTCCCCGCTGGTCCACAAGCTGCGCGAGCTCAACAAGCGCGTCATCGGCGTCGGCGTCGAGAAGTCCACCTCGCGCCTGCTGCCCGCTGCGTGCGACGAGTTCCTCTTCTACGACCGGCTCGAAGGCGTCGACGTCCCCGACAGCAACGAGCCGGCGTCCCGCGCCTCGCGTGCGGGACGCGGGAACCAGGGCGATCGCGGCCGCAAGCGGTCGGTGCGAGCGGCCGAAGCCGTCGAGGCGCTCGCGGGCGCGGCGGCGCACGCCCAGGGCGCCGAAGCCCCCGAGCCGGCCGAGGCCACGACGTCGGCCAAGGGACGCGGGCGGCGCAAGGCGACGACGCCGGGCGACGACGCCGCCCCGGCCAGCGGGTCCACCAGCGGGTCCACCACCGGGTCCACAGCAGAGTCCACCGCCGCACCGGCCGCCGAGCCGGCCGTCGAGCCGGCCGCCGAGCCTGCTTCCGCGGCCGGTGGCACGCGGCGCCGCACCAAGGCGGCCAAGCCCGAGCCGGCCGCGCCCGAGGCCGACGCGCCGCACGCGACCGACGCGGCCCCCGCCGCCCCGGAGCGCTCCACCGCCGAGGACGAGAGCAACGACGACACCGCCGAGGCCCCGAGCATGGAGGTCCAGGTCGCGCAGACGCTCGCCAACCTGGCCGCGTCGACGTCCGGCGCCGTCACCGCGTCGATGCTCAAGCGCACGCTGCTGCGCAAGGACCCGACGTTCTCCGAGGCCGACTACGGGTTCCGCACGTTCGGTGACTTCGTGCGGTTCCTCGCCGACCGGGGGTTCCTGGAGCTCGGTGCGGGACCCACCGCGGGCGACCCGGAGGTCTCGCTCCCCGAGCAGGGCGGCAGCGACCAGACGTTCGCGCTCGTGCGCGCGGTGGTCGAGGAGGCGGGTACGCCCGTTCCGCTCTCGGGACTCAAGAACCGCCTGCGCAAACGGCGGCCGGACTTCTCGGAGAAGGCCCTCGGGTTCCGCGGGTTCCTCCAGTTCTGCCGCGCCGCCGAGGGTGCGGGCGCCGTCGTGCTGACCTGGGACGACGGCGCGGACGACTACCTCGTGACCGTCGCCTGACCGACCTGGGGGCGCTGTCGGCGCGAGGATGTGGCGCGGCACGGTCGGGGAGCGAGGGCAGAATGGACCGGTGACCTACCGCCTGCTCCGCCTGATCCTGTCGCTCGTCGCCTACGTGACGCTGCGCCCCCAGGTCGTCGGGCTGCACAACGTGCCCCGCCGCGGGCCGGTGATCCTCGCCAGCAACCACCTGTCGTTCCTCGACTCGATCCTCATCCCGCTCGTGGTGCCGCGCCAGGTCACGTTCATCGCCAAGGCCGAGTACTTCACGGGCCGCGGCATCAAGGGCCGGATCTCGCGGTGGTTCTTCACCACGATGGGCAACATCCCGGTGGACCGGGACGACCCGCGTGCCGGGCAGCGCTCGCTCGAGGACGCTTTGCGCGTGCTCGAGGGCGGTGGCGCGTTCGGCATCTACCCCGAGGGCACGCGCTCGCGCGACGGCAGGCTGCACCCGGGGCGCACGGGCGTCGCGTGGCTCGCGCTCGCGGCGCACACGCCGGTCGTGCCCGTCGCGCTGATCGGCACCGACAAGGTGCAGCCCGTGGGCCGCCGCCTGCCGCGTCCCATGCGCGGCGGCGTCCAGGTGCGTTTCGGTGCGCCGATCGACCCCTCGCACCAGCTCACCGCGGGCGCGCGGCCCGCACAGGTACGCCGCGAGCTCACCGACCACGTCATGACGTCGATCCGCCACATGAGCGGCCAGGAGCTCGCCGGGCGCTGAGCGCTCGGCGCCGCCCGGTCCCGCGACCACACCGCCGGTACGGCCGGCGTCACGCCCGCGAGGGCTCTGCTACCCCGCCGGCGCGAGCAGCCCCGGCACCGTCGCGAGCCCGCGGGCGAGCGCGTCCCCGTCACGCCCGACGACGACGGGGACACCGGCCACCTCGGTGGCACCGCCCGGACCGGACGGGGTGCCGGACGCCGGGGTCCGCTCACGGGGTGCGCCCATCGGCAGGTCGCGCGCCGCACCTGCGGTCGCGATGACGCGCTCGGTGCGGCTCATGGTGCGGATGCCGATCGCGACGACCCTTCCCGGGTGGGTCCGCGCAGCCTCGGCGTAGATCTCGGGGTCCTGCTGGCCGTCGTCGCCCACGAGCACCCACCGCACCTGCGGGAAGGTCTCGACGAGGCGCTCGAGCGACGTCGTCTTGTGCTGTCGGCCGCTGCGGAACCACCCCGTGCGGGTGGGCCCGAAGTCGGTCAGCAGCAGCGGCCCGGCGGGGTAGCCGTGGCGGGCGAGGAACCGGCGCAGGGTGCGGGCGGTGTTCCACGCCCCGGCCGAGAGGTACACGAAGGGCGCGTCCGGGTTGGCCTCGGCGATCCGCCCGTAGAGCTCGGCCATGCCGCGCACGGCGCGCCGCGCCGCCGCACGCACCCAGAGCATGTTCCAGGCCGCCACGAACAGCGTCGGCACGGCGGTGACCATCGCGGTGTCGTCGATGTCGCTGACGACCCCGATGCGCGCGTCGTCGCCGACGACGACGACACCCACGTGGACCTGTGACGCGTACGCGCTGGTGGTGCGCAGGGTCGCGCGCTGCCAGCCGGGTCGCAGCGGGGCGTCGTCGGGCAGGTCGACCTCGACGTCCACGTAGCCCGCGCGGTCCGCGACGGCGTCGACCACGGTGTCGCCGACCGTGACCACGACGTGGTGCCCGGGCGCGGGCAGGGCGAGGAACGTGCGGAACCCGCGCTGGACCGGGCTGGGCTGGCCGCGCCCGATGCGGCGCGGCGAGAGCAGGACGCGCCCCATGACGCGCACGCGGCGGGGCGTGCCGAACCCGGTGTATCCGTCGATGCGCGGCAGCCAGCCTCCGGCGCTGCGCGCGATCGCACCGGCGGTCGCCACGATCCTGTCCTCGACGAGCGCGGCGAGGTGCGCTCGCGGTTCGGGGGTGCTCGCTGGGAGGTCTGGCCGATCCGTCACGGACCCACCTTGGCACTCGTCCGCCC from Xylanimonas allomyrinae carries:
- a CDS encoding NYN domain-containing protein encodes the protein MQFDFGPIADALAVRGRVVVRRAYADWSYFDEDRRALTRHQVELIEMTQRMGASRKNAADIKMVVDAIEMAFEREYISTFVMCTGDSDFSPLVHKLRELNKRVIGVGVEKSTSRLLPAACDEFLFYDRLEGVDVPDSNEPASRASRAGRGNQGDRGRKRSVRAAEAVEALAGAAAHAQGAEAPEPAEATTSAKGRGRRKATTPGDDAAPASGSTSGSTTGSTAESTAAPAAEPAVEPAAEPASAAGGTRRRTKAAKPEPAAPEADAPHATDAAPAAPERSTAEDESNDDTAEAPSMEVQVAQTLANLAASTSGAVTASMLKRTLLRKDPTFSEADYGFRTFGDFVRFLADRGFLELGAGPTAGDPEVSLPEQGGSDQTFALVRAVVEEAGTPVPLSGLKNRLRKRRPDFSEKALGFRGFLQFCRAAEGAGAVVLTWDDGADDYLVTVA
- a CDS encoding lysophospholipid acyltransferase family protein, which encodes MTYRLLRLILSLVAYVTLRPQVVGLHNVPRRGPVILASNHLSFLDSILIPLVVPRQVTFIAKAEYFTGRGIKGRISRWFFTTMGNIPVDRDDPRAGQRSLEDALRVLEGGGAFGIYPEGTRSRDGRLHPGRTGVAWLALAAHTPVVPVALIGTDKVQPVGRRLPRPMRGGVQVRFGAPIDPSHQLTAGARPAQVRRELTDHVMTSIRHMSGQELAGR
- a CDS encoding App1 family protein; translation: MTDRPDLPASTPEPRAHLAALVEDRIVATAGAIARSAGGWLPRIDGYTGFGTPRRVRVMGRVLLSPRRIGRGQPSPVQRGFRTFLALPAPGHHVVVTVGDTVVDAVADRAGYVDVEVDLPDDAPLRPGWQRATLRTTSAYASQVHVGVVVVGDDARIGVVSDIDDTAMVTAVPTLFVAAWNMLWVRAAARRAVRGMAELYGRIAEANPDAPFVYLSAGAWNTARTLRRFLARHGYPAGPLLLTDFGPTRTGWFRSGRQHKTTSLERLVETFPQVRWVLVGDDGQQDPEIYAEAARTHPGRVVAIGIRTMSRTERVIATAGAARDLPMGAPRERTPASGTPSGPGGATEVAGVPVVVGRDGDALARGLATVPGLLAPAG